The Podospora bellae-mahoneyi strain CBS 112042 chromosome 7, whole genome shotgun sequence genomic sequence TTTGCGAACTCTCCCATGTACCCCTTTGCTCTGAACCCCAAAGCCAGAATATCCTCCCTGAACCTCAACAGCCCTCCAAAACTGGCAGTGAATTCTGGCCCATCCTTCCAAGTAGGCCACTCAAACTGCACTCCCCAAGGGAACCTAACCGGCCGGGGGTTCATCTCGTTCAACTCAGGCCATCCAAACTCTTTCTCCGTCCTGTCCAGGTAACCGGCAAATGCCTTGTTGAATACCCCGACGTGCTTGTTGAGGTCCCGCTTATCACAgcctcccctcttccccagatCATGTGGCCTGACCTTTTCGGCTTTCACGGGGAGTTGTACGTTGGGAATGCTCTCATAATTATCGTAGACCGTGATCCGAGGGCAAGCCCTTTCCAGATTGGTTCGGAAGTGGTCCTCGTCAAAGAAGTAGGTGAACGGCTGGTAGTCCAGCATCAATTCTGCTAGATTCTTCTCGCTGCGAGTGCGGATGCGGGGCAGGACGATGCCGGTGGCGCCGGCTTCGATACCATAGCGGATGCAGGTGAGGATGTAATTCCGGATGTTACCAATTCCTCCCGAATTGTTGTCGCATATAAACACCAGGCCGGGCCTCCAGATGGTCTGCTCCCGGCAGACACGCTCGAGAGGCCAGCGAACGAAGGGTGAGTCGGGGAGAGACAGGTCGACCGCGTTTGGTTGGGGCTGCTGGTaaggtgagagtgagagcCTGTAAGTGCTTTCGTACAAGCATATTTTGGGGAGGCGGCAAGACCAGATGGTGACCAAGGATATGAGGCAGACAAGAAACAGAACGCCCCGAGGCCGGGAGACCAGAGAGGGAGACATGGCTGGGCTGATGAAGcccatttttttcttcatctCATGAACAAAACATCCTGAGGCTCAGAGAATGGAGAAATGGAGACGTGTTGATGTGCGGATAAATGGGCTTGGGGTCGAATGCCATGGCGGACAGTGACCCGCTTTTGCCCACGGAGGCACAACTCCGAGCCCATCACCCGGCATCGAAGAGAGGGATGCTTCGATCGTAAAGCTTGTGGAGCTTGTGAAAGTGAAGAAGACAGTTACGAGCCTGTGTCTTGTATTGATTTACAAAACATGACTTCATGTGAGCAGAACATTTGAGGCAGAGGTCATGAGAGTGAATGTGGGTGGCCGATAAGACTTGTTCCAGCCTGAGAATGAGACAGCGCTGAATATCGAGATTCTGTGAATAGTCAGCATTATAACTACAAATCGCTGCGATTTACAGCCCacagggaaaagaaagagtAATAGACAATGTCCGCCAGACAGGAAATCGAGAGAGTTGACATCGTCGAGCTTCGCTACTTCGGTGTCCCTGAGTTGGGTCTTGGCATCAATCCCTGCTAGCGGGACTCAGGTGGGGTTGATGCGGGGTGATAAGATGCCCCACTAAAAAGTTGAAAATCCACAAATTTTTGGTGGGCGGCCTTCGATATTTTTGCGACCACGACGAACCCCGCCAGCCAGTCCCTCTCTCTAATTGTCGCATTGCCGCAAAGTAATTGAACACCCTGCTCGACTGAATATCGCTACCTAGTCAAGAAAAACCTTCGAAATGTCCAAGCGCACTGCCGACGAAGATAGCGCCGGCCCCCTCAAGGGCCGCAGCCGCCCCGATGCTATGGACATCGACGATGACAAGACCAACGAGATGGGCGAGTTCGAGGACGAGTTCGAGGATGAGTTTGAGAGCGAGGACGAGATCATCGAGGCTGGTGTCGACGGCAGACCAGATGCCGAACgagaggctgaggagggcgCTATGGAGCTCGACAACCCCCAGGGCACATTCATCGTCGGCAGAACAAAACTCGAGCCTGGCCAGACCCTCTCTCCCGATCCCACCACATACCGCATGCTTCACAACCTGAGCACACCATGGCCATGCCTCTCCTTCGACATTATCCGCGACGGGCTCGGCGATAACCGCAGCGTCTACCCCATGACCATGTACACAGTAGCAGGCACCCAAGCCGAGAACACAAAGGCCTCGGACAACTCTCTCATGGTGATGAAGCTGAGCGCCCTGAGCAAGATGCAAGGcggtgacgacgaggattccagcgacgacgaggacgacgatgaggattCCGACCCTCTCCTCGAGCACAAGAGTATCCCtctcaacagcaccaccaacaggATACGAGCTCACCAGACCCCTGCCACTGGTGCCTCGCAGACCCCGACCACCCTCACCGCGACCATGACAGAGTCCACCAATGTTTACATTCACGACATTACCCCCCACCTCGCCTCTTTTGATACCCCGGGTACCATTATCACCCCCCAACAAAACAAGCCCGTCTGCACCATCCGCGCCCACAAGTCCGAGGGTTATGCTGTCGACTGGTCGACCCTTCACCCACAGGGAAAGCTCCTGACTGGTGACAACGACGGTCTCATCTATGTCACCACCCGCAccgacggcggcggctttgTGACCGACAACCGCCCCTTCACCGGCCACACCTCCTCGGTAGAAGAGCTCCAATGGTCGCCCTCGGAAGCCTCCGTTTTCGCTTCTGCCTCGTCTGATGGCACCATTCGCGTCTGGGATGTCCGCAGCAAGGCCCGCAAGCCAGCGCTCAGCATGCAAGTCAGCAATGTCGACGTAAACGTCATGTCCTGGTCGAGACAAACCACCCATCTCTTGGCTTCCGGTGACGATGCCGGTGTGTGGGGTGTCTGGGATCTCAGACAATGGAAGTCGGATGGAAAGCCCACACCCATCGCCAGCTTCGACTACCACAAGGAGCAGATTACCAGTGTCGAATGGCATCCCACTGATGACAGTATCGTTGCCGTCTCTGCTGGTGATAACACCGTCACCATTTGGGACTTGGCCGTCGAGCTggacgacgaggagagcAAGGACACGGGTGGTGTTGCGGACGTGCCTCCCCAGCTTCTGTTTGTGCACTACCAGAACCTGGCCAAGGAGGTCCACTGGCACCCACAGATTCCCGGCGTGCTGGCTGCCACAGGCGAGGAGTTTAGCGTTTTCAGGACTATTAGCGTATAGAGGATCTGCTTGGGAAATAAAAGGCAACAAAGTTACCGCGCCACACACAGCAGACACCTGGACACACGACAGGAATGATTATTCAATGTGATGAAGAGCCCCATTTGGCCCCAGCTCCTTACAATACTCACAGACAGACACACCAAACAAATTAAGCTAGTAGTTGTACACTGGTCCCGGCGGAGCGAAACCGGTCAGCTTTTCCCCGTTCAAAGGCTGgaacttcttctccttgtacCACGTGTGCGCATTCTCAGCCAGACTCTTGACCTCGTTCATGTCAAACTGCGGCGCCGGCAGGAGCTGGAACACACCCTCCGAATAATCGGGCGAGATGTTGTACAGCTGGGCGAGATATTTTTTCTGTTCCAGGTGTCAGCTACAAACTATTTCGCCCTCACTGATTCGAAGCATACCTGAATCTCTGGGTACTTGACAAGGCCCAAGTACTTGGCCGTATTCTGAATCGTGTTCTCCCGCTGCTGGGGCGTCATTACCCTCGCCCAAAGTTGTGTCGCCTGCGCATAGTCATTCTTCTTTCCCTCATGCCAGTAATGGCTCTTCCGGCTCATGATGTTGTCGCTGACAGCATACGGCGCCTCGGCCGCGTCGGGCCTGAACTTGTGAGCAAAGCTGTTGGGCGCATACTGCTTGTTACCGGCATGGTTGGCATCCGACCTCATGGGGCCGTCAAAGTTAAGCGAAGCGTAGCTCTTGGCCATGAAGGGGCAATTGACGGGGATCTGGTGGAGGTTGACACCGATGCGGTGATATTGGGCGTCTCTGTAGAAGAACATGCGGAACTGGAGAAGCGGGTCGGGCGAATCCTCAATGCCGGGAACCATGCTGCcgggggagaaggcggcCTGCTCGACGTCGCGGGTGAAGTTCTCGGGATTCTTGTTGAGGACGAGGCGGCCAAACTCCTTGAGCGGGAACTGGTCTCTGGGCCAGACCTTGGTCACGTCAAAGGGGTCAAAGCCGAGAAGGTCGGGGTCGGCCTGCTCGGGCTGCATCACCTGGACGTAGGCAGTCCACTCAAtctcctcgccggcctcaaTGGTGTCCCAGAGGTCACGCTTGGAATAATCTGGATCACGGCCGCACATAGCCACAGCCTCGGAATCGGTAAACTGCTTCTGGCCGTGCttggcgaggaaggtgtACTTGATGTACACAAAATTACCCTCCTTGTTGACCCACTTGAACGTGTGGCAGCCGTAGCCATGGTTGTATCGCCAGCCAACAGGAGTGCCGTGGTCTGAGAAGAACATGAGGCCGGCATGATTGGCCTCGGGTGTGTTGGCCAACAGATCAAAGAGAGCATCATagtcgaggaggaagttgcGGGGGTTGCGGGACTGAGAGCGGATGACATCGGGGCCTTGAATGGGATCGCGGCAGAAGAAAACGGGGAAATTGAGGCCCACGATGTCGTAGTTGCCTTCGGTGGTGTAGAACTTGATGGCAAAGCCACGGGGGTTGCGGCCTTCGTCGGGAAACTCACGGCCAAAGGTGACGGTCGAGAAACGGGTGAAGACGGGGGTCTTTTCACCCACGCTGGAGAGGAAGTCGGCTTTCTGGGGTAAGGTCAGCACCTCTTCTGCTCGCAAAGCTTCAACCTGAGAGATACTTACGGTGAGGTCAGTCACATCCTTGGTACACTCAAAGTAGCCAAAGGCACCAGAGCCGCATGGGTGAACCATACGCTCGAGGGGCTTGGACCGGTTAaagtgctgctgcttctggaaGAGAAACACATCGCTGGCTACGGGAATACCACCGATGGTCTTGCTGTGGGCGGGGTCCGGGAATGGGATGGCTTCATTGTTGGTGAAGTAAAGGGCATCGTCTTCTCTCTTTCCGCCAGCTGAGGCACCGGACACCTTTGCGATGATGTCGGCGGGGCCCTCGTTGGCGCTCTGCATATGGGTCATGCGAGGATTGCGGCGCTCACCCACCAACTCGGCGGCAATGCCAGCAGCAGTCGCCTTGAGAGGGTGCTGGCGCGGGTCCATCTGGTTGGAGTTGAGGCCCGACA encodes the following:
- a CDS encoding hypothetical protein (EggNog:ENOG503P2TY; COG:G), translated to MKKKMGFISPAMSPSLVSRPRGVLFLVCLISLVTIWSCRLPKICLYESTYRLSLSPYQQPQPNAVDLSLPDSPFVRWPLERVCREQTIWRPGLVFICDNNSGGIGNIRNYILTCIRYGIEAGATGIVLPRIRTRSEKNLAELMLDYQPFTYFFDEDHFRTNLERACPRITVYDNYESIPNVQLPVKAEKVRPHDLGKRGGCDKRDLNKHVGVFNKAFAGYLDRTEKEFGWPELNEMNPRPVRFPWGVQFEWPTWKDGPEFTASFGGLLRFREDILALGFRAKGYMGEFAKRYGGSGRYVGLHLRTESDALSRWPDFGNQTRAYLTASEATGIKAAYLATGNKTDAARLVEEAERRLGMGVITKHDLLAKYSREDLLMLEALTWDQQALIDFVVLVESDYFFGISPSSFSMNVALKRHLKTEGLHTRPWKIGGDGDGRSWLTGRFEQYWDDWLYMYESMWP
- the rrb1 gene encoding Ribosome assembly protein rrb1 (EggNog:ENOG503NY9Y; COG:B; BUSCO:EOG09262DC1), with protein sequence MSKRTADEDSAGPLKGRSRPDAMDIDDDKTNEMGEFEDEFEDEFESEDEIIEAGVDGRPDAEREAEEGAMELDNPQGTFIVGRTKLEPGQTLSPDPTTYRMLHNLSTPWPCLSFDIIRDGLGDNRSVYPMTMYTVAGTQAENTKASDNSLMVMKLSALSKMQGGDDEDSSDDEDDDEDSDPLLEHKSIPLNSTTNRIRAHQTPATGASQTPTTLTATMTESTNVYIHDITPHLASFDTPGTIITPQQNKPVCTIRAHKSEGYAVDWSTLHPQGKLLTGDNDGLIYVTTRTDGGGFVTDNRPFTGHTSSVEELQWSPSEASVFASASSDGTIRVWDVRSKARKPALSMQVSNVDVNVMSWSRQTTHLLASGDDAGVWGVWDLRQWKSDGKPTPIASFDYHKEQITSVEWHPTDDSIVAVSAGDNTVTIWDLAVELDDEESKDTGGVADVPPQLLFVHYQNLAKEVHWHPQIPGVLAATGEEFSVFRTISV
- a CDS encoding hypothetical protein (COG:P; EggNog:ENOG503NY5M) encodes the protein MSGLNSNQMDPRQHPLKATAAGIAAELVGERRNPRMTHMQSANEGPADIIAKVSGASAGGKREDDALYFTNNEAIPFPDPAHSKTIGGIPVASDVFLFQKQQHFNRSKPLERMVHPCGSGAFGYFECTKDVTDLTKADFLSSVGEKTPVFTRFSTVTFGREFPDEGRNPRGFAIKFYTTEGNYDIVGLNFPVFFCRDPIQGPDVIRSQSRNPRNFLLDYDALFDLLANTPEANHAGLMFFSDHGTPVGWRYNHGYGCHTFKWVNKEGNFVYIKYTFLAKHGQKQFTDSEAVAMCGRDPDYSKRDLWDTIEAGEEIEWTAYVQVMQPEQADPDLLGFDPFDVTKVWPRDQFPLKEFGRLVLNKNPENFTRDVEQAAFSPGSMVPGIEDSPDPLLQFRMFFYRDAQYHRIGVNLHQIPVNCPFMAKSYASLNFDGPMRSDANHAGNKQYAPNSFAHKFRPDAAEAPYAVSDNIMSRKSHYWHEGKKNDYAQATQLWARVMTPQQRENTIQNTAKYLGLVKYPEIQKKYLAQLYNISPDYSEGVFQLLPAPQFDMNEVKSLAENAHTWYKEKKFQPLNGEKLTGFAPPGPVYNY